One Heyndrickxia oleronia genomic window, CATCTGTTTACACTAAGAATTAACTTTATCTCACGTTGCAATTTATTGAATGACTGCGCCATTTTTTTGATATTTAAAAAGAACCAGCCATGCAGATATTCAAGCTACAATGAATATATCCACATGACCGAGAAAATGGATGTATGAAAAATCCAGGTCAAAAAGTATTAGTTCTCTTGAAAGCCTTCTAATGCATCATATAATTTGATCTCTGGATGTTTATCTTGAAACCATCTAAGGGCAAAATCATTTTCAAATAAAAATAATGGTTTATCAAAACGATCTTTCACTAATAAGCTTCGTGAACTAGATAAAGATTCATTCACTTGATCCTCATTAATCCAACGAGGAATTTTCGATCCGATCGGCTCCATAATAACATCAGAGTTATATTCATTTTTCATCCGATGAACAAATACTTCAAACTGCAATTGTCCCACTGCACCTAAAATATAATCTTCCATACGGTATGTTTTATATAACTGAATCGCACCTTCTTGAACAAGCTGATGAACTCCCTTATGAAAATGCTTTTGTTTCATTACATTTTTAGCAGATACTTTAACAAAAAGTTCCGGAGAGAATTGTGGTAGCTTTTCATAATTAATTAATTGTTTTCCGGATGTAATGGTATCGCCAATTTGATAGGTGCCAGTATCATATAAACCAATGATATCACCACTAACTGCTGTATTCACTGTGCTTCGATCATCAGCAAGGAATTGCGTAGATTGTGATAACTTCATTGATTTTCCCGTTCTAGAAAGGGTTACATTCATACCACGATCAAACTGACCTGAACAAATCCGAACAAAAGCAATTCGATCTCGGTGTGCAGGGTTCATATTGGCTTGGATTTTAAACACAAACCCCGAGAAATTATCATCTGCCGGATCAACCGTACCGACATCAGACGTACGTGGCTGTGGAGGCGGTGCAAATTGTAAATAAGTTTCAAGAAATGTTTGAACCCCAAAATTTGTCAATGCACTCCCGAAAAATACTGGAGTTAATGTCCCATTGGCAATTCGTTCATTCGAAAATTCATTTCCCGCTTCATCCAAAAGAAGTATCTCCTCTAATGCCTGTTCATAAAGAGAAGATTGCTTGATTGGTGAATCTCCTTCAAGCTCTCCATCCTCATTCAACGGTAAAAATCTTTCTTGTTCTTCTACACGAAATTGTTCGATACGTTTATGATAACGATCATAAATTCCTAGAAATTCTTTCCCCATTCCAATCGGCCAGTTCATCGGATACGATTCAATACCAAGTACTTCCTCTAGTTCAGCTAGTAACTCAAGTGGAGTTTTTCCTTGTCGATCAAGTTTGTTAATAAATGTAAAAATCGGAATCCCTCTCATCCGACACACTTTAAATAACTTTAATGTTTGTTCCTCAATCCCTTTAGCTGCATCTACGATCATCACCGCACTATCAACCGCCATTAGGGTACGATATGTGTCTTCACTGAAATCCTGGTGCCCAGGTGTATCGAGGATATTCACCCTTTTTCCATCATACTCAAATTGCATTACAGAAGATGTTACAGAGATCCCTCTTTGTTTTTCAATCTCCATCCAATCTGACGTTGCAAATTTACCTGATTTTTTTCCTTTTACCGTCCCTGCTGCACGAATGGCTCCTCCAAACAATAGTAATTGCTCAGTTAAAGTTGTTTTTCCGGCATCTGGGTGGGAAATAATTGCAAAGGTTCTTCTTGAAAGAACCTCATCTTTTAATGAAGTCATGTAGTAAAATCCCTTTCTGTTGTAAATTCTTACTCATTTAATTTAAGCATTTTTCATTTTCACATTGGATTCACCTTAACAACTATATATTTTACATTTCTCGTGTCCACTGATTAATTCGATGTCCAAGTGTGATGGCTTCTTGTTCATCTAATTTGGAACTAAGTGAATGAATGATTTGATTTAATAATTCTTCACCAAAATCATCATATGTAAATTTTGTTGACCATTCTAAGGTAGGAACAGCCACCACAAAGTATTCGTCTTTTTTATTTTCATATATAAATATGTTTAACTCAGCATCACTAAGTATAGTTTTACGAATTTTCATTTTCAATCCTCCAGTCACAAATTATATTATAAAGGAAAAAGGGGGAAGAAAAAAACAAATTCCGTGAGCCAATAAAAAAAAGACTTCCGTAAAAAGCTGCAATCCTTTTTCGAAAGTCTTTATTTCATTTAATTTCTAATACAATAATAAAGAAAATCTGTTTTTGTTTAGTTTGTTAATTTTGTAAAAGCCCAACTGCCGCCTTTTACACCAATAAAGGTTTCATCGATTCTTATGGAGGTTGCAGCTCTTTTCTCATTGAAATGAAAGGTGTAGCAGTCTTTTGCCGATAGTTATTGGTTAAAAACTGTTGTTAAATAGCAACAATGTTTGAGAAAAGAGCCTAAGGAATAAAACTTTTTAGCTTTTCCTATGAATAGGTGCTTTCTCTCCTACTCTTCCTTTTCTCCCACTTGTCGTCTCTGCTTGTGAAAGGGAATTTAGGATAGCCTCCTCCGTTGCTTCTGCCACTGCTTGAAAAAGAAGATTCATGATTGGATGATCGTCATGTAAAACAGTGACTTGTTCTGCTGCTTTAGATGAGGAATGTTGGATGGTTTCTGCATTAGAAAAAGCAATAACAACATCCCCACTTCCGTTGTGGATATGACTTCCTATTCTACTCAAACCGACCACACATCTTTTTGCCAGTCTTTTTAACTGCCGATCTGAAACCGGAGCATCTGTTGCTAAAACCATCATAATAGAGCCATCAGGACGTTCTTTATCGTCGTCTCCTACCGAATTAGCATAACGAAATTCATCCTTACTCCCAAAATTACTCTGTACAAGTATTCCTACAGTATAGAAAGAATCCCCTTCAGAGATCAAACGTGAGGAACTTCCTATTCCCCCTTTATATCCAAAGCACATTGTACCAGTACCTGCACCAACTGCTCCTTCTTCAGCCTGTTGATTTGTTGCACATTGGATTGCTTGTATTGCATGTTCTGGTTTCACAGCCAAAAGTCGTATAGAATTTAAATAACTATCATTACATTCACCGACAATTATATTGATTGAACTTGTAGAGTCACCAATAGCAGGATTTTCAGCCAACATATATTGAAGTGTTCCCTGTAAAACTGGGCCAACACTAAATGTATTTGTCAACATAATAGGTGACTCTATACAACCTAATTCTTCCACTTGAACAAGGCCAGTTGTTTTTCCAAAACCATTTGCCACATAACAAGCAGCTCGAACCTTTTCTAAAAATAAATTCCCTTCATGTGGTAAAATAGCTGTCACACCTGTACGTATACACCCATCATTAATATCCTGATTTAATGTTATATGCCCAACCTTCACTCCCTTTACATCTGTTATACAATTTTTACTACCTGTTGGAAGATTCCCTACTTCAATCCCTAGTTCCCTTGCTTTCATGTATAATAGCCCCCTACGTGATGATTACTGTAATATTATCACTTTTAATTAATTTTTGACTTGGTTTACAGACTTTGTCATTTACTTGGATCTCATTATTTTTGATCTTCTTGACAATTTCTGTTCGACTCCACCCTTTCAGGCTTTCAGCTAACATTTTATCCAGGCGTACAGCTCCATAGGCCTGATTAATTTTAATACGTATTTGGGTGTATCCCTGTTCTCTTAAAGATTCAATTTGTAAACTATATTTATTATCATTTTCAATAGCTATTAACTCTTCTCTTACTTTCGCATGCTCAGTGTATGCTTTATAAATACTAAGCTTTTGATTCCATGTATGGTCCTTTGGACATTTAAAAATAGCATATCGATAAATATTTTTGCCGTTTGAATTATGACGTCTAATAAGAGAATCCTTAAACTCAACTGTTTTACCACAATTTTTACAATAGCGAGTAATTACTTTTTCCATTGATTGCTCAACTAAATTCCAAGATAAATCCAGCACATTCATTTTCCTTCACCTCTATAGATAAAGGAACGTAACATCTATTTGGATGGATTAGTATTAAGTTATATTGAAAAACAAAAAGAGCTTCCCTAAAAAAAGAGAACCCCTGTTAGCTTATAATACTACAGATTCGTTCCGTTCCTTTGTAATGGGAATAATAGACAGACTCCTCCCTAGGTGAAAAACATAAGTTTTCCGGAGAGTCCTATCCAATTTTTTTGATCCATTACAAAGTAGTTGTTGGCATAAACAGTAACGAGTCCTTTCTATCCAAATAGTTTAGATGTATTTTAACACAGAATTTAAAGATTAGCCATAACTTTCTGAAATCATTAAGCGTAATAGCAATTAATTAACATCCATGAGCCTTCCTTTAAACGCTTCATTTTCTTCCAGCTTTCTATAACTTTAAAAATTGCTTCTGTTTTTTCCTTAGACATTTGAAAAAAATTGCATACATCTATTAATTCCACTAACTGTTTCATCTGATAGGAGTTAATATTTTGTGCTCTATGTGGAAGAGGGGGAATATTAATTGGATTATTATCTATAATGGTCTGAAGAGCATGAGCAATAAATGTCCAATCATTGTGTTGGATATTTTTTAGTTGCTGCCAGCGTACTAAATTAGGGATATATATAAATTGATAATAAGCTGGATCATCAATTAAATTATCTACCTCTGTACTGCAAATCCCTCTAAGTAAAAAATCCTGCCGAATGTCTTGTCTCTCATTTTCAAAAATGTCATTGAGTATTTTTAAAACAAGTATATCTTGTATACATTCTAAATTTTGACCGTCCACTATTCTTTCACATTTGGAAAGAACGTTCTGAAATTGATCAACGTCCATATCAATTTCCCTCCTATCTTATAACTTTACATAAATAGCAACATTGTTTGAGAAAAGAGCTGAGGATAAAAAGAGCCCTAATTTATCGATGTAAATTAAGGCACTATTTGATTAAAATGATGATACTGGATAGCTAAGGATGTATAGAAAGGGTGCTTATTGCTCTACCATTGGTGACTGTATATATGCATATAATAAACGCTCTGTATTTAAAATAGATGTTTCATGTGTACGCTCAAATGCGTGCGATGATTCTATTCCTGGACCAACCAGCCCATGTACAATATCAAATCCTGCACGAATGGCAGCCGATGCATCAGAGCCATAAAAAGGGTAAATATCAACTTTATATTCTATTTGGTTTTCCTTCGCCAAATTGACCAAATGTTTGCGTAAACCATAATGATATGGACCACTTGAGTCTTTCGCACAGATAGAAACAGTATATTCATCTGATGCCTGACCGTCACCTAATGCGCCCATATCAACCGCCAAATATTCAACTGTTTCTGGTGTAATATTTGAATTTCCTCCATAACCTATTTCCTCATTATTTGAGATAAGAAAATGTGTTGTATAAGGTAATTCAATATTATTTTCTTTAATATGTTTGATAAGCTTTAACAAAATAGCCGTACTTGCCTTATCATCTAAATGCCGTGATTTGATGTATCCTGATTCGGTAATTACTACACGAGGATCGAAAGAAACAAAATCCCCCTCTTCAATTCCTAAAGCACGTACATCTTGTTCGTTAAATACCTTTTCATCAATTCGAACTTCAATATTATCTTCATTTCGTTCCGCCTTGCCTGCATCTTTATATACATGGACAGATTGTTGATGCATTAAAATGGTTCCTGTATATGTTTTTCCAGTAGAGGTTTCAATTTTGCAATATTCCCCTTCTACTGAGTTCCAACGAAAACCACCAATCATCGTTAGTTTTAGTCGACCATTTGCTTTTACTTCTTTAACCATTGCCCCTAAAGTATCAACATGAGCAGTAAGCATTCGATGCTGCTCATTGTTTTTACCTGGAATTGTAACGATTAGTCCACCCTTACGATTTCGATACATACTTACATTGGTCTCTTTTAAATACTGCTCACAAAAATCAATGACTTGCTTCGTATTTCCTGAGGGACTAGGTATTAAAACTAACTTCTGAATTAATTCCATTGTTTCTTTGGAATTGCCATATGTATTCATGTGTATCTCTCCTATTTTTTATTTCAACTTTTATTATATTGAAATATTTCGAAACAAAATAGTCATTCGCATTATTTTTTCGATTTTTCTAATAGTATTGTATAATTATGTAAGAGGAGGAATGCGTAATGGAACAACACCGATTTCTTTTAAAAGCAGATTGGCCCGGTGGTAGAAATGATGTTGGGTTTATAGAAACAAGTAATTTAAAAACAAAAATATCAATTCCAACAGAAATGGATGGCCCCGGAATTGGTACAAATCCTGATGAAATGTTACTTGGGGCTGCGGCTACATGTTATATCATTACACTTGCAGCAATGATGGAAAGACGAAAAATTCCTGTTGAAAGCTTAACACAAGAATCAGAAGGCATCGTTGAGGTTGATAAAGGTGTAATTACATATAAAAAAATTATTCACCGTCCAAAAGTGATCTTGGAAAGAAATTGTACAGCAGATCAGATTGAAACAGTAAAACAGCTAACAGAACGTGCAGAAAAAAGCTGCATGATTTCTAGGGCTATCCAAGGAAATGTAGAAATTGGCTTGGAGGCAATTGTGGAGCTGGCAAATTAGTGAAAATGGGATGTCTCGAAGTGAGCGCTAGCTATTTATGAGACATCCCTAAAATGATCTACCCTATTGGTAAGCGAATGATAAAGGTGGTACCTTTATTTAAGACACTTTCGACAGTTAAGCTTCCATTGTGTTCTTCAATAATATTTTTACAAATCATAAGTCCAAGTCCATTCCCAGATTTCTTTGTTGTAAAAAATGGTGTACCTATTTTATGTAACATTTCCTTAGATATTCCACATCCTTCATCACTGATAGAAATGTTTACATACTGTTTCTTTCTTTCCTCAATGCGAACAATCAATTTCCCACCATTTTTCATAGATTCTATCGCGTTTTTTATTATGTTTATAAATAACTGTTTAATTTTTGCTTCATTACAGCTAATTTGAATGGGCTTTTTAGGGTAAAAAGTATGTATTTCAATATTATGGCTATTTGTTTCTGGTTCTAAGAGAATGATGCTACTATTTATTAATTCATGTAAATGATGCAATTGATTCT contains:
- a CDS encoding peptide chain release factor 3, producing the protein MTSLKDEVLSRRTFAIISHPDAGKTTLTEQLLLFGGAIRAAGTVKGKKSGKFATSDWMEIEKQRGISVTSSVMQFEYDGKRVNILDTPGHQDFSEDTYRTLMAVDSAVMIVDAAKGIEEQTLKLFKVCRMRGIPIFTFINKLDRQGKTPLELLAELEEVLGIESYPMNWPIGMGKEFLGIYDRYHKRIEQFRVEEQERFLPLNEDGELEGDSPIKQSSLYEQALEEILLLDEAGNEFSNERIANGTLTPVFFGSALTNFGVQTFLETYLQFAPPPQPRTSDVGTVDPADDNFSGFVFKIQANMNPAHRDRIAFVRICSGQFDRGMNVTLSRTGKSMKLSQSTQFLADDRSTVNTAVSGDIIGLYDTGTYQIGDTITSGKQLINYEKLPQFSPELFVKVSAKNVMKQKHFHKGVHQLVQEGAIQLYKTYRMEDYILGAVGQLQFEVFVHRMKNEYNSDVIMEPIGSKIPRWINEDQVNESLSSSRSLLVKDRFDKPLFLFENDFALRWFQDKHPEIKLYDALEGFQEN
- a CDS encoding YueH family protein, which codes for MKIRKTILSDAELNIFIYENKKDEYFVVAVPTLEWSTKFTYDDFGEELLNQIIHSLSSKLDEQEAITLGHRINQWTREM
- a CDS encoding P1 family peptidase: MKARELGIEVGNLPTGSKNCITDVKGVKVGHITLNQDINDGCIRTGVTAILPHEGNLFLEKVRAACYVANGFGKTTGLVQVEELGCIESPIMLTNTFSVGPVLQGTLQYMLAENPAIGDSTSSINIIVGECNDSYLNSIRLLAVKPEHAIQAIQCATNQQAEEGAVGAGTGTMCFGYKGGIGSSSRLISEGDSFYTVGILVQSNFGSKDEFRYANSVGDDDKERPDGSIMMVLATDAPVSDRQLKRLAKRCVVGLSRIGSHIHNGSGDVVIAFSNAETIQHSSSKAAEQVTVLHDDHPIMNLLFQAVAEATEEAILNSLSQAETTSGRKGRVGEKAPIHRKS
- a CDS encoding S4 domain-containing protein, encoding MNVLDLSWNLVEQSMEKVITRYCKNCGKTVEFKDSLIRRHNSNGKNIYRYAIFKCPKDHTWNQKLSIYKAYTEHAKVREELIAIENDNKYSLQIESLREQGYTQIRIKINQAYGAVRLDKMLAESLKGWSRTEIVKKIKNNEIQVNDKVCKPSQKLIKSDNITVIIT
- a CDS encoding type I restriction-modification system subunit M N-terminal domain-containing protein; amino-acid sequence: MDVDQFQNVLSKCERIVDGQNLECIQDILVLKILNDIFENERQDIRQDFLLRGICSTEVDNLIDDPAYYQFIYIPNLVRWQQLKNIQHNDWTFIAHALQTIIDNNPINIPPLPHRAQNINSYQMKQLVELIDVCNFFQMSKEKTEAIFKVIESWKKMKRLKEGSWMLINCYYA
- a CDS encoding M42 family metallopeptidase: MNTYGNSKETMELIQKLVLIPSPSGNTKQVIDFCEQYLKETNVSMYRNRKGGLIVTIPGKNNEQHRMLTAHVDTLGAMVKEVKANGRLKLTMIGGFRWNSVEGEYCKIETSTGKTYTGTILMHQQSVHVYKDAGKAERNEDNIEVRIDEKVFNEQDVRALGIEEGDFVSFDPRVVITESGYIKSRHLDDKASTAILLKLIKHIKENNIELPYTTHFLISNNEEIGYGGNSNITPETVEYLAVDMGALGDGQASDEYTVSICAKDSSGPYHYGLRKHLVNLAKENQIEYKVDIYPFYGSDASAAIRAGFDIVHGLVGPGIESSHAFERTHETSILNTERLLYAYIQSPMVEQ
- a CDS encoding OsmC family protein translates to MEQHRFLLKADWPGGRNDVGFIETSNLKTKISIPTEMDGPGIGTNPDEMLLGAAATCYIITLAAMMERRKIPVESLTQESEGIVEVDKGVITYKKIIHRPKVILERNCTADQIETVKQLTERAEKSCMISRAIQGNVEIGLEAIVELAN